In the genome of Dyadobacter fermentans DSM 18053, the window AAATCGCGCAGGTGATCGAGGACAACCTCGAATACCTGGCCATTGTAGAAACGATCGACAACGGCAAGGCCATCCGCGAAACCCGCGCGGCCGATTTGCCCTTGTGCGTCGACCATTTCCGCTATTTCGCCGGTGTGATCCGCGCCGAGGAAGGCAGCATTGCCGAGCATGACGAAAACACCGTTTGCATTAACCTGCATGAGCCGCTCGGCGTGGTGGCGCAGATTATCCCCTGGAATTTCCCGCTGCTGATGGCCACCTGGAAAATCGCCCCGGCACTGGCGGCAGGTAACTGCGTGGTGGTGAAGCCCGCCGAGCAAACGCCCACTTCCATCATGATTTTAATGGAGCTCATTGGAGACATTCTGCCTCCGGGCGTGCTTAATATCGTAACCGGTTTTGGTGTGGAAGCCGGTAAGCCGCTTGCCTCCTCACCGCGCGTGGCGAAGGTGGCATTCACGGGTGAAACCACCACGGGCCGCCTGATCATGCAATATGCTTCGGATAACCTCGTGCCCGTTACGATGGAGCTGGGCGGCAAGTCGCCGAATATCTTCTTCCCGTCGGTAATGGACGCCGACGATGAATTTCTGGACAAAGCCATTGAAGGCGCCGTGCTGTTCGCATTGAACCAGGGCGAGGTGTGTACCTGCCCGTCGCGGATGCTGGTACACGAGAGCATTTATGACCGCTTTATAGAGCGGGTTATCCAGCGGACGAAAGCCATTAAAATGGGCCACCCGCTCGACGGCACCACCATGATGGGCGCCCAGGCGTCGAACGACCAGTACGAAAAGATTTTATCCTATCTCAATATCGGCAAGGAGGAAGGTGCCGAGGTGCTCACCGGCGGTGCGGCGCAGCGTTTCGAGAATGGCATTTCGGGCGGTTACTATATTCAGCCGACGATTTTTAAAGGCCATAACAAAATGCGGATCTTCCAGGAAGAAATTTTCGGTCCGGTAGTGTGCGTAACCACGTTCAAAACCACCGAAGAGGCCATTTCCATTGCAAACGATACCCTTTACGGATTGGGCGCGGGCGTGTGGACGCGCGACGCGCACGAGCTGTACCAGGTACCACGGGCGATCCAGGCGGGTAGGGTGTGGGTGAATAATTACCACGCCTACCCCGCCCACGCTCCGTTCGGAGGCTATAAAAAGTCGGGATTTGGCCGGGAGAACCACAAGATGATGCTGGGTTACTACCGCCAGACCAAAAACATGCTGATTTCGTACGATAAGAACAAGCTGGGATTTTTCTGAGGATGTTATGACGGAGCGCGTTCTGATTGCTCCCGAAGCCGAAAAGGTCGTGGA includes:
- a CDS encoding aldehyde dehydrogenase family protein — encoded protein: MDTITENTGVESKTYSSENLAKRPDFKEKYDNYINGRFVAPAKGEYFENISPVDGRVFTKAARSTKEDVEAALDAAHAAFPAWSKTSATNRSNLLLKIAQVIEDNLEYLAIVETIDNGKAIRETRAADLPLCVDHFRYFAGVIRAEEGSIAEHDENTVCINLHEPLGVVAQIIPWNFPLLMATWKIAPALAAGNCVVVKPAEQTPTSIMILMELIGDILPPGVLNIVTGFGVEAGKPLASSPRVAKVAFTGETTTGRLIMQYASDNLVPVTMELGGKSPNIFFPSVMDADDEFLDKAIEGAVLFALNQGEVCTCPSRMLVHESIYDRFIERVIQRTKAIKMGHPLDGTTMMGAQASNDQYEKILSYLNIGKEEGAEVLTGGAAQRFENGISGGYYIQPTIFKGHNKMRIFQEEIFGPVVCVTTFKTTEEAISIANDTLYGLGAGVWTRDAHELYQVPRAIQAGRVWVNNYHAYPAHAPFGGYKKSGFGRENHKMMLGYYRQTKNMLISYDKNKLGFF